The genome window ACTGACACTCGTCATATAGCTGCACTGCAGGGCTACCTGGCGCCCGCTTCTGTAGGAACAGAGACGCCTCCTTCTTTCATTGCAGCGTAATAACTGTAATCCATGTGGTAATGATGATGAAGCAGAAGGAGATCTGCCTGGGAGTGCCAGGATGGCTAATGATACATGTTGATCTGTCTCTGCAGGCACAGGGATCCTGTCTCCGCTGCCTGAGGAAAACCCTCACTGGTGGAATGCCAACATGGTGTAAGTGGacttgtgtttgtctgcttgCTGATGCAAAATCTTTAATCCTCGCTGGCAACTTTAACTTTGTGTGTCGTGTGCAGGTTCATCCCGTACTGCTCCAGCGACGTGTGGAGTGGTGCTACAgccaaaacagaacaaagtaagaaattatgaatgaatgaatgatgaaaatCACAACATGAATCTTAATCTTTGAAATAAGTGTTATTCTACAGTgctattctttttgttttgtgtgcagGTGGCTATGCCTTCATGGGCTCATTGATTATTCAGGAGGTTGTGAAAGACCTGCTGAACAAAGGTCTCGACAATGCCAAGGTCCTCTTGTTAGCAGGAAGCAGGTATGTTCATGTGTGAAATTCTTGATGTACATTTCATTCACACATAAGCATCAGTATGAAAATGTCATGTGTCCACTTACAGTGCTGGTGGCACTGGCGTCCTGTTGAATGTTGACCGCGTTGCCGAGCTACTGGAGGGACTTGGGTACACTGGGATACATGTGCGAGGGCTGTCTGATTCTGGTTGGTTCCTGGACAACAAGCAGTACCACTGTACTGACTGTGTGGACGCTGTCAGCTGTGCTCCCACTGAGACCATAAAGAGAGGCATCAAGTAAGGGAGCCAATAAATACAAATGCCAAAGTCGAGATTTTGTGAAATACACCCATAATTATCATGTTGCTAATTTAGACATCACTTCctatttgtactttttattctGCACTGTCAGGTACTGGGGAGGGGTGGTACCAGAGAGGTGCAGGCAGACCCATGAAGGAGAGGAGTGGAATTGTTTCTTTGGATACAGAGTGTTCCCATCAATAAAAAGTAAGTCGTTCTCATTCTGTACTATGCAGCATGCAGAAACTctacatgttaatgttattgtgCTTCACCAATCTACTGCTAAATGTGTATACTATAAATACACACTAATCATATGTCAATCTTCCACTCTTCCTTTCCAGGCCCTGTGTTTGTGGTGCAGTGGCTTTTTGATGAGGCCCAGCTGACAGTGGACAACATCCAGCTAACAGGCCAACCTGTGCAGGAAGGCCAGTGGCGCTATATCCAAAATCTGGGCATAGAGCTGAGGAACACACTCAAAGATGTCCCGTGAGttcatatttctgtattttaggAACAGGAGTTAGGCAGCTCTATTGCATCCATTCACaatgacttgttttttgtttttttccagagcCATGTTTGCTCCAGCGTGCCTCTCCCATGAAGTTATCACCAGAAAGTGAGTATGAGCTAattttcacttctctctttcttttgtaTAACAATAAACCTTGTGCTTGGGATATTCCACATGTGAGCTGACAGCTCCCTCTTGTGTTGGGTTCTAGTTACTGGATTGACGTACAGGTTAAAGGCACGTCCTTGCCCCGAGCACTGCACTGCTGGGACCGAAGCCTCCATGACAACAGGAACAACAAAGCGCCACCTAAAGGCTGCCCCGTGCACCTCATTGACAGCTGCCCCTGGCCGCACTGCAACCCCACCTGCCCAACCATCCGAGATCAGTTCACAGGACAAGAGATGAATGTCATTCAGTTCCTCATGCACATGGGCTTTGATGTGCAGAAGATGGCCCAGCAACAGGGCATGGACCCCAGCAAGTTACTGGGCATGCTCAGCAGTGGCAGCTAAAAGGACCTACATACACTCAGTCTTTCAAAGCTAAGCCCAAACACGGCTGGCTGGTCTCTCTGGCCAGTCTCCCATGCCTGATACCTCCAACTACACATCCACTCTTGCAACCCATTCCACCTATGCTTTATTCCTCTGACTTCTTGTTTACTTTAGTCCAAACCTCAGTCATCCAAAGGGTCCTTTATTTGTCCCACAGTCCCTTTTCTCACACCTCAGTCATAGTGACAGGTAGAGGGGCAACACAATGCCATGACAAGGCACAACTCTCTGCTACTCTCCATTGAAATTATCTTTTGCTTTGTAAAAGAAATAAGTATATTGTGAATGTAATCCAGTTTTAAGGATgctcagtgttgttttgttttttatattatttccaTCCTTCCatatagattttatttagtcattGTTATCAAAAAGAAAATGCCACAATGATGTAAGGATGCTTTTATTAAGTTCAAACAGTTCTATGGTTGgatttttacaaacatttcatGACACACTTACATCAAGGCAGAAACAGGGACATAAGATAGGGTGAGAAATGCACTGGATCAGGAAGTAGAGTTTGTATTCAAGATAAAAACAATGGCAAGAAGCTAGAGACAGACAACTGAGACTTACACACTCGTGGTATAAGATAGTTGGATTGAAATAAAAGCCACAAATATCAGATGCTAATCACTGCTAATGAAATCAACTTAGAGGAAAAAGTCACACTGAAAAATAATGCCCCATGCTTTATGTTATAGTTGTGACGATGATGGTAATAAGTTCCTTGTGGACGTATCTCTCATATCTCTGTTGGGATCTAAGTGGCATATTTTCAACATCCGTGATGATGCCATGATGTCCAGCCCAGTTTTGTTGTGAGAGTGACCGTGGTGCTACAGTAAAGCAGTTCTACATACACCTCAGTGCCATTACGTCTAGTCTGCAcctctttgtcacaggtcacaTCATCACAAGACTGTTCAAACATTCATTCTAGGTCACCTCAGTAGTTCAGCTATCTTCAGATCAATGCAATGAACATTTAAAGGGAGACAAATACtgtgtattatatgtatttttgagTATTTGTATAGTTCTTTCAAGTGTTCACTATTGTAACTCCCTTCTTATATTTCATAATAGAGATCACTTTTTAATATAATGACAATGTTGTATGTAATGATGTCTTtataaatgatgtttttaaaggaCCTCTATTTTGCATCAcaccagagaagaaaaaaggtaTTACTAATTGTAATTTTATTCtgtaacatattttttaaacagaaacaaaaaatactCAAGCTACATTGgtaatttacatatttattttgttatgtaaatCATATTTATAAGTGCTATTTTCACAGGGAAGTGATTCtttgtaaattgtaaatacgttgctgttttttctcattgtgTTGATTGCATGTCTTTGTATCAGActtaaaagaaaagacacattaCATATACTACAAGGTAAATGTTCATGCGTGGtctcattattattgttatcatgtgttttgttattaccactagtagtagtaatagtattaGGGGAAGTACTAGTATTTGCAGCAGTAATAGTagtattgtattattattatatttccattttcCCTCATAGTACAAATGCCACAGACAGAAAAGTAACGGTCGCGGTTTAGTACATCCTGGTGGTACTAATGTAGGGCAGGTGAACGGGGGTTGGTGGTTTTTTCTTCTTCGTGTTGGTCAGAGATTCTGACGTGTTACACCAGAGGCAGCTAATGAACCCTTAAACCACAAGACTCACACAGAGCTACAGAAGTCTAGTAAACACACTTCTTTTCATCTGCGcactatattatattatgtccTATATTTAAATTTTTGATTTTGCAATCGTCAGCTCCATTGACAATACCTCAAGTGTCATCACCTGAGGGTCTCAGATTTTGTGCACCAGACGGTGTTACACAACTTGTTTTCCCCAATTCTTCAGTAGCACTCTCAAGACCtgtaaacacaattaaaaatagGTGTTTCTCTTCTAGTAAATATCACAGTATCTTATTTATGGTATAAGATATGCATGCAGATTACTCATACTGATCTAATTAGCATGAGTAATCATGAATTATATTTTGCATTGTTACATCAAAAATCATAGCATACTAATAAAGCAGGTTGAAGTATTTTAAGTAACTGCTAATCCACATCCACTTCCCTCTCACATGCATAGTTCTAATCTGTCATCACTTGTGTATAATCATCCATCTGGACCTGTATGCAATTTCTGTCTCTAATGGGAGTCTTAGCCTCTTTCCCTGTCATTATACTGTGCATAAATGCCAGTTTCTTACTAAGGGAGCTCTGACTCAGCCTCTCTGGGTGCTCCCTAGAAATACGACTCCCATACTGCCTGCCACATGTAGCCTCCCACCCCTCTGTGGAATATAGACCCCCTATTTATAGAGCTGGCAAGGCCTGTAACCCTGGGCTTGGcacaaactttaatttaaacagcCACCCCTAGCAATCCACTGAGTGCACACTGACACTCAAGGGACACAGGAGGGAgagggtgtgtgtttttgtgaggaacgaaagagtgaaagagaagCAAAAGGAGACTGAAACGGCGAAACAAAGAGCAAGAGTCAGAGCCAACAGCTTGAGTGATTTTGACGGACAGTTAAGGATCTAAAGTGAAGAAATTACATGGACAAAGTCACTGAGTAATGGACCTTGACTGACAGGACAAGGAACAAGTCCACCTGTTTGGCACAAAGAGCTTTTGTTGGAGGATTGATCTCTGGATATAACTGACGAAGGACAGATTATTGGACAAGACCTTACTTCACTTTGAACTTGTGATACACTGGAAAACTTGGTGACTGAAGAAAGCaagcaagtaaaaaaacaacatttctaacAGGATCCTAAAAGGACAGACACCAGATTTATTTAAAGGAAAACAAccagctaataaaaaaaaggcctAACTTAACATGCTTTGGTACGTTACAGTACAAACGTTTACATCGCAGTGTATAAATGCAATTTGATCTTAAACACACCGCTATAATTACAAAGCAAGCTCAGGGAAAAATTACAGACATTCATAATTAAGGACCATCTAAAAAAAGGCAACCAAGGAAAGGGTGAGGTCAGTgacgagagagagaagggaaggcCGAGAGGACTCCAAGACAGAGAACGGGACATTGAGAGTCTCACCAAGAACAACAGCTGCTAAAAGCGCAAACTATGGATTCTCATGGAGGACACTACCTCAACAAAGATGCTGTGTTGTCACCTTTAGGTGCAGCCCGAATGTGCCAGCTGCTACTCGGCTGCACCATAATGGCCCTTGTGTCCCACAGTGCGGGTTACAGCGCCACCTATGGAactttctgcatgtttgtgtggtgCTTCTGCTTCGCCGTCACACTGGTCGTGTTCACCTTGGACATCACACGGCTCCACACGTGCATGCCCATTTCCTGGGATAACTTCACTGTGGCATTTGCCATGCTGGCGACACTCATGTACATCACTGCGTCTGTGGTTTACCCTGTTTACTTCCTCCAAACAGAGTGTCCTGATGAAGGCTGCGTCGTCCAAATCTACCGCATTGCTGTCACTGTCTGCTCATGCATCTGCTGCTTCCCCTATGGTACTGAGGTGTTCCTAACTCGAGCAAAACCAGGGGCTGTGGTTGGTTACATGGCCACTGTGTCTGGTCTACTCAAGGTGGTTCAGAGCTTTGTGGCCTGCATTATTTTTGGAGCCCTGGCTAATGACAGTGAGTACAATGGCTACATAGCAACTCAGTACTGTGTAGTGGTCTACAGTCTGTgcttctctgtcactgtgatcGTGGTCATACTGACGGTCTCTGGGAGGACATCAGCCTTGCGGTTTCCCTTTGACCGCTTCGTGGTTGTCTACACCTTCTTTGCTGTTATCCTCTACCTCAGTACAGCACTGATTTGGCCCATCTTCAGCTTTGATAAGAAGTACGGCACCACGAGTCGGCCCGAGGACTGCCCACGTGGAGAATGTCCCTGGGATAGTAAGCTGGTGGTGGCAGTCTTCACTAATGTTAACCTGATCCTGTATTTTGTTGATCTGGTTTACTCCCAGAGGATTCGCTTtgtctccagctctgctgtctAAGAAACCCTTTCCCCAGAAAAACTATTTCGCTTctaagacagaaagaaaaagctcTCTACCATGAGCTCTCTATGAAGGACTCGCTCCCTTGAATTCATATAAGTTATGGAATCAAGGGAACACAGTATTTAATTAACAGTGTTACTAGTATGTGTGACATTTGTTTATCATCAGTATTCATTTGGTCTTGAGCTTTTGTGCCTACAGAGtttacagaaacagaactgAAGGTCTTTCTCCCGTCCTGCTGTGACCTACCAGGGAGAGCGTGCCAGGTGTGCCGAAAAGCTGATCTCAGCGATTCTGTCCACACAGGAGCCTGAGAAATATGTCCATCTCAGCACCAAATGCACCCCTCCTCTCCAAGATGCTTTGGTATTCTCAAACAGGATGGCCTTATGGGAGTGTGTTATAATGTATGACAGCAGTGTTACAGTACAGactaaacaatatatttaattatatttaaacagtaaatatgatTAACAAGTATATATATGTCTCATCGAGATGCATAATATAAATTAAGTCTACAGTGTGCACTGAACATAGGTTTTGAATTTTTAGccattttttgtattttcttccGGTTTGTTCTGTGTTCCTCATAAATGTAATGCCAAAAGTCGAATGTTAAATTTACCTAGAACCTGATTATTTTGTAGGCAAAGTTTTAAGAACAGTATTAAATAGAGTGTTTTGGGGAGAAGCACAATTATGTAGTGTTAATTTTACTATGTTTCTAATATGTTCCGTAGTTAATAAAtgatattttagtttgttttgttggtcttttgtctcatttgttgttACATACAAAAAGTCACCAGGAATCTAGTTTATAACTTGGTAAAAGTTTAAATCAATATTCAAATGAATTATGGTTATTGTTAAGAAAGAGTCAATCTGGTCCGTGGTTTGCTTGAATCTAATTAGCATATATTTCCAATATCTGATGGTGAACTAGAGTGATTTAGAAATCAGTTAAATCTGCTCAGTATCATAGCAGTATATTAGTCTGTTTTGTGGAATAGAAGATCTCTCCCAGACCTGTTATCAAACTTTTATCAAACCTTTGCAGCAATATTAGTGAATACATCAGCAGTTTTAGCAGCTGTTGAATGATGACACAGTCTTTGGTAAAATAGAAACACCTCTGGCAGTTAACTAGGCTGAACGTTGCCTCCCAGTATTTTGCTGGCAACACGTCCGCCTTCATTCCTTTTGAACTGTCTCCCCTGTGCTTTGCAAGCTTTGGCCAGCAGATGATGGTGTGGCACTGACATCCCCAACAACTTTTTCCTCCCAGCGGCCAAAACTGATGCAACTGGCTTTTGGTTTGCAAAGCCCCTCCCACAGTTAGCTTCACGACCACGGTGATTGGTCCAATCTATTACGTGCTGCAGAAAGTTGAAAGCCGGTTGGCTGGCCTGCATGTCAGTCAGAATAGTCTCCGCAGGTACAGTACGGCGCAGCTGGAACAGTGAAGACGTGTTATACTTTCAGGTAAATAAATGAAGGATCGCTTTAAGCTGCTGATCGGTGTGTTGCTCAACTTAGGGGCTCTTCGATAACATTAATAAGTCgtttgtaaaaacagtaaaaacagctACTCTTAATGTTGTAATTGACTGCTGCTACCATGTGTTCAGAAATGTCGCTTCAATAAGGAAGTGAGTTTGTTTACTAAGCACCACGCAGAGgtaacttaaataaataacttattaataaataaatgtattaaattcttcttaaactgatgttttaaacCCTGCACACTCACAGGCAGGATGAGTGTGGGCTTCATAGGAGCGGGCCAGTTGGCTCACGCTCTGGTGAGAGGCTTCACTGCTGCAGGTGAGCTTTAAAGCATCCTTTACCTGTTTGTGCTCTTATGTACATTATTCATATTTCCCTTGTAGTGTTAATGTATGTTGATTGCAATCAGATACTAAAGTGATATTTCGGCATTTTTCCTCCTTCAAGGCGTGATTGCCACCCACAGAATCACAGCCAGTTCCCCAGAAACAGATCTCCCCACAGTACAGGGACTGCGGGTGGGTAGACAATAAGGGATGGATATTAATAATGTCTATTTCATTATAtaattctgtttcattttaaatatgtttttctaacttttgtgtgtgtgtgtgtgtgtgtgtgtgtgtgtttattattaaaacaaacaaaacatgttatttgGACAGAGACTGGGTGTGAATTTGACCACTAGCAACAAAGAGACAGTGAGCAACAGTGATGTTCTCTTCCTTGCCGTGAAGCCTCACATCATTCCATTTGTACTGGATGAGATTGGACCAGACATTGAAGATCGTCATCTTATTGTGTCCTGTGCTGCAGGTGTCACCATAAGCTCAATAGAGAAGGCAAGTTAGAACTGGGCAGTAATTAAACTGAATGGAAACTGAACATAATGTTAATACTGATTGACCAAAACTAGTAATACAAGTTATACAAACTGTGGTGTACTGCCGAACATTTAGGTAATCAAAATTCcttttgattttcagttttacattaaCAACACATTGCTAAGTGTCTCTAAGCTCCTAGATGATCGATAGAATTGTGTATTGTTTCCCACTGCAGAAGCTAGAGCATTATCGCACTTCACCCAAGGTAATGAGATGCATGACCAACACTCCGGTGGTGGTACGTGAAGGGGCCACTGTGTATGCCACCGGCACCCATGCAGAGGTGGAAGATGGAAAGCTTCTGGAGCAGCTGATGGCCAGTGTGGGATACTGCACTGAGGTGGAAGAGGACCTGATTGATGCTGTAACTGGCTTAAGTGGCAGTGGTCCTGCTTATGTGAGTCAATTGTCCAATTTCTGCTGCAATGCAGTAAATTTCCATTTTGCAGCATCACCACACCTGTTGCTAAGGTGAGAACatgtcttttttattgttgCCTGTCATTTTGATAATTGTGACCCTCTAGGCATTCACAGCTGTAGATGCTCTTGCTGATGGTGGAGTGAAAATGGGCCTGCCCAGGAGATTGGCTGTACGCCTTGGAGCCCAAGCCCTGCTGGTAtgacctttatttttttaacagatgTAGCCTATATGTGTTATCTGTCTTTGCTCTGTTGAGTGACTTCCCCACTACAGCTTgtatttaattagatttgtttttattctgtctatTCACTCTTGAGTCACATTTGACACATACATAAATCTTCATGGTGTACTGCTGTGTCAGTTTAATGTGGCTGCCCATTTGTTTCTTTCAAGGGGGCAGCTCGAATGCTGTTGGACTCAGAGCAGCACCCCGGGCAACTCAAGGATAACGTGTGTTCACCAGGGGGCGCCACCATCCATGCCCTACATGTCATGGAGAGTGGTGGTTTCCGTAGCCTCCTGATCAATGCTGTAGAGGCCTCTTGTGTTCGGACTAGGTAGGTTCTAAAGATGAAATGCCAGccaaaaaagaaattgtgatCTTTTGAAGTTTATATTTCAGTCAGTAGATCGATATATGTGCAAATacttgttatttgtttttatctggtTACTGATTACATTCTAATAAGGTTATAATTATTATGGTACTGTActataaaatgtgtattttgcatactgtattttcaatGTCTCCGTGTCCCTGCCCTTCTCTAAAAAGGGAACTTCAGTATTTGGCTGACCAAGAGAAAATCTCACCAGCTGCCATAAAGAAGACAACTCTGGacaaagtgctgcagcagcCAGGAGTGAGTGCAGAGACTGTTGGAGTTAGATCTCAGGGGATCAGTATGTTCAACAATAAACCCAGGACCAAGAAGAACTGATCACTGAACTGAAGAACTGACCGTGGATTGTTGTTGGGTTACTCTCTAGGAAACAAGTCAGCTTGTAACGTTTTATGCTTTTAATTGATTGCTTCCTCATTTAAGTTTGGATTCCTGTCACATCTCTTttctcagtcagtcaatcaTGAGTCCATCTGACATGAGCTCAGACTCAGACCACTCTGCTTGCCTTTCTGCACAGCATTGATGCATGGTTTCCTCCTTAGGTAAACAGAGTTTGAAGTTGCATTTTAAGATGCAGAGGCTGACTGTGTTAAGTGACAACGTTTATATAAAGGACTCTTAAGCCCATGTGGTTCACCTTAAAGTTTCTATTTATCACAGTAGCATGATGGTTTCTCATGCAAGGACACCTGAGGACTCGAAATTCACACATAGTCAGCAGCTTTTTCTGCCTTTGGCCTTTGGCACTAAAATTTCCTTTGAGTCtcttttcacaatattatgtACTGGTAGTTTCACACGTAAGTGCTTTGTGATCTTGTGCTGAGAAACATTCTTTTttgatatatatagatatattattattattattgttattattgttattattgttattattattgaaagTCTGTGCCTTGGGTGGATGCTTCTTTTGCATCCAATAATGTTACCTTCTTGCCTTACCTGCTACTATATGCTTCTTTTTATAAACATTTGCCCTAATTTTTAGAGTCTGTTACAGGCATCACCCTCTAAATTGGCTCACGTTTACAAAActaagtgaaaacactgaaaacgtTTTCTTTGTACTCTAATgagataaataaagattcaagtgaactgacaaatcacagatttgggtttttattgctttgtaGAATAAAAAGTCTCAACTTTTCAGTAAATACTTTGAAACGAAATATGTCAAGTTAAACGTAAATGATACAATAAAACTTCAAATGAAACTATTATTGCTATTATTCAATATGCAAACACCTTTATGGCTGCggtttatttgtgcatgtgagaggaaggaaggaaataccaacagtgttgtttgtttttttagtagtTACATCATTTGATATACACactacatataaatatatattcatatttgtggttaaagtgttttcttctgtgcAGCCTGCATGAATGAAGACACGTGACCAAACACGATGACGTCTGGCTTCGATACAAGAGAAAGGAGTCAACAAGGGGAGCACGAGCTGACGTCTGGAGCCGCCGCTGTCAGTGAAAGCGAAATTCAACTGTGCCTGAAATGTCTGCTCGTCCGCATGTTGGCATAACAAGGGCGCGTTGACTGCTGCAACTCCGAGAGAGCGTCGTTTTCAAGTCAGGTGGGTCCGGAAAACCAAACGGAGTCGGCGTTGTTGTGCTGAGTGTGCATGCTTTCAGCCTCGGCGCTGACGAGCTGGCCGCTGCTATCTTTGTGGGTTAGCATACCTAGCTCGTTTCGTCTAGCTAGCCTCGTTTGTGCGCGTAGCTGGTTTTCAAAGTAAGAGCATCCGCTTTAGCTGAGCGTTCAACGCGCCTTGCTCTAACACGCGTAGGGTTTTACTTTGAAGGTTCACACAGGAAGTTCCTGCTAAAGCGGCGTTAGCTAACAACCGTCGGGCTCCTACTATGCTGAGATGGCAGCTAATCTTTTGTACACACTCATGAGCTGCGAATAAACATGGCATTCAGATTTGGGGGGCTGTCGTAGCGAGGCACCCGGCGGTTTCGCGCGTACGCGGTGATTTCCACCGTCGAGGAGCTGCTCGTAGAGCCGTATCGCTCCAGTAATAGTAGGGAGGCTGAGCACGGGGATTTCCTCGCTTGCTTGTTTTGTAGGCGGGGAGTTGTTTGCCACTTTCACAAGCAGGCGCTGGGAGGCTGGAGACGGAGTCGCGGAATGTCAAAACCGTCCAGGCGGGTTGCTTTGGTCAAACACTTCCCCGACGCGTCCTGTGGCCGCCGTGTCGCGGAGCTTCCTCGGTGGTTTGTCAACTCATGCGCTTCCCGCTGTTCAAACCTGCTGCTTCATCACCTCGTTCGTGAAAAGGAGCAGGAGCGAAGCCGAGGCAGCGGTTTAGCGAGATCAGGTCGGTTGCAATATTTCCCCGTGACATTTCTGTCAGATGAATGTCACAATCAAGTCCGctgagattgtttttttttttgtttgtttgtttgtttgtttgttttcctgtttgttttgtgcatgcGTAAATGCATGGATTAAATCTTTGTAGGGAAGATGGAACTGGTTACCCTGAAGTGACAATTCATTTAACCACTGGTTAAATTGTAACAATGGCAGTGCCAAACCTAAACCCGCCGTCCTTGGCTTTTAATATGACAACGAGGCAGTTCACCACAGTCCTGTTTTATTATCTGATCCAACAAACAAGAAGcggtatttttattttttttttatcatgctgAATCATCACAATGATGTATTTAGACGTTCTCAGAACCCACCCCGAAATATGGCACCACCGGACAAAGGTCTGCACGGTGGACAAGGGTCGACGCTTATCACTAAGCCGCCGTTATTAAAGGAATTAAGGCGAAATGGTGCTGATCTGTCGTGCAAGTCAGTCACCAAGCCACGAGCATCAAGTGTTGACCACCACGTATTTGTCAATAGCCTCATCTATATTCAGCTGagaatgtgctttttttttattgcagtgctGTCATGATGTATATGAACAAACAAGGTGTGAGTACATTTAGACTAAGTGCTTAGGTGTCAACGGCGATGTCAAAtccatttaaaaaatgcatgatAAGCAATATATTATGCCTGTGTTATAATGGAGGCCGGCGCTGAGTGGCTGTTTAAATTGGGTCATGTGTGTAAGGGATGTATGGGAAGTTGAATGCACTTATTTTAGGTAGCGTTTGGTAAAAACTGTGCAGAATGTATATCTGTAGCATGTTGCTAATGCCAGATGTGTTTATTGAATAGTATATTTAATACTAAATCTTATCTGCTTTTTATGACATTATTTAATTCAGTGTAATACttctattttcttattttggGTGGACAGATGCTCTtgtttccctgtgtgtgtgacatgatGAAATTTGCTGCCTATTAGAGTGCACGCGTATGGAGGGCAGGTAATGAATTATCCATGGAGAATCTCTGTGCAATTTGAAAAGTCACCTTGGAAACTGTTGAGCATATAGACGGGGCTAAACAGAGAGAAGTTGCCCATTCTTGCTCAGATATCCAACTTATTTCATCATCTCTGTTCATGCCAGCAGGGCATTGAAGTGTGTTTAGCAGACAGGCCAGCCCTACATCAGAAGCTCGGATTTGCAATAAAGCGTAATGCCcatctctgcctttctctgcaGGTAACAAGAACAGATGAGGGCACACATAAGAGTCCGATGGGGCTGGCAGTGGTGTGTGGATAGAGGCAGGGAGTGGTGAGATCAGCTTTGAGATTTATCGCCTTTTGCATTGAGGTAGCGAAGATAAAATAAGGCTGAATACCACAAAGGTGAATCGAGTGCACAACTCATACCCATTGGCGTTGCTCAGAATGGGCAGGCGGTGGAGGGTGGAAGAGGATATGTGAGGTTGATGAAACACGAGGCAAGACTTTACAAAGCGTACAGAGTACATTCTGGCCACCAACACCTCTGTATGACCAAAACATCTGTGCCTCTAGAGTAGTTACGCCTATTCAGGACAATTAATAGCCTCCAGGAGGGAACACAAATGTGGGATTTGTCCACAAAAGTGCTGCTTAAGCTGCATGGGGAAATAGGAATGCCTAGAAGGAAGGGAGAAAAAGATCAATAtagttttttcccccctttttgCAATAGGGAGGGAATGTTGG of Anabas testudineus chromosome 8, fAnaTes1.2, whole genome shotgun sequence contains these proteins:
- the LOC113160071 gene encoding myeloid-associated differentiation marker-like protein 2; its protein translation is MDSHGGHYLNKDAVLSPLGAARMCQLLLGCTIMALVSHSAGYSATYGTFCMFVWCFCFAVTLVVFTLDITRLHTCMPISWDNFTVAFAMLATLMYITASVVYPVYFLQTECPDEGCVVQIYRIAVTVCSCICCFPYGTEVFLTRAKPGAVVGYMATVSGLLKVVQSFVACIIFGALANDSEYNGYIATQYCVVVYSLCFSVTVIVVILTVSGRTSALRFPFDRFVVVYTFFAVILYLSTALIWPIFSFDKKYGTTSRPEDCPRGECPWDSKLVVAVFTNVNLILYFVDLVYSQRIRFVSSSAV
- the pycr1a gene encoding pyrroline-5-carboxylate reductase 1a; this encodes MSVGFIGAGQLAHALVRGFTAAGVIATHRITASSPETDLPTVQGLRRLGVNLTTSNKETVSNSDVLFLAVKPHIIPFVLDEIGPDIEDRHLIVSCAAGVTISSIEKKLEHYRTSPKVMRCMTNTPVVVREGATVYATGTHAEVEDGKLLEQLMASVGYCTEVEEDLIDAVTGLSGSGPAYAFTAVDALADGGVKMGLPRRLAVRLGAQALLGAARMLLDSEQHPGQLKDNVCSPGGATIHALHVMESGGFRSLLINAVEASCVRTRELQYLADQEKISPAAIKKTTLDKVLQQPGVSAETVGVRSQGISMFNNKPRTKKN
- the notum1a gene encoding palmitoleoyl-protein carboxylesterase notum1a, with product MTAVRMISSVLLLVLMQSAGAHCARRFRGGRNPQPRRPPPPPTYRAERGDTTESFPLDFTAVEENMDNFMTQVKNLAQSLYPCSAQKLDYDMKLNFLENTSVTCNDGSPAGYYLKESRGSRRWLIFLEGGWYCFNKENCDSRYETMRRLMSSSKWTQTKTGTGILSPLPEENPHWWNANMVFIPYCSSDVWSGATAKTEQSGYAFMGSLIIQEVVKDLLNKGLDNAKVLLLAGSSAGGTGVLLNVDRVAELLEGLGYTGIHVRGLSDSGWFLDNKQYHCTDCVDAVSCAPTETIKRGIKYWGGVVPERCRQTHEGEEWNCFFGYRVFPSIKSPVFVVQWLFDEAQLTVDNIQLTGQPVQEGQWRYIQNLGIELRNTLKDVPAMFAPACLSHEVITRNYWIDVQVKGTSLPRALHCWDRSLHDNRNNKAPPKGCPVHLIDSCPWPHCNPTCPTIRDQFTGQEMNVIQFLMHMGFDVQKMAQQQGMDPSKLLGMLSSGS